One window of Polyangiaceae bacterium genomic DNA carries:
- a CDS encoding class I SAM-dependent methyltransferase, with product MHSFPNPTQSVKDSTVTYVRGAAPDDFWAHFRSGASVHISRGRGCHYPELPSAAPSMRAYYEAFAKRFPHLGRVLDAGCGAGVGTRILGRHYRQVLAVDRDPKALAFCRELSRRTETLQTNIEDGLGQEQCAAAVVADVLGHTDSPSTFLRSLRRGLSEGAPVLVVEARAELTQRLEAPARRAFSSLELARLLESNGFRFTEWLAEDSSFLACCVTAQDDGLWQDFEAAERAVAAAEQEPSSTLLARALKKNGEFGAKATGHPRYHAEMLLLEARLGWLEHSGDRTAEALLAAQRSAPGDARASARLSQLMLAVGAVPDALELALSALRVDPTLPEAANAFASAVTKLGHEDRFGAWRAAHALSPADPKVASALAEAAAARGDTGFGIQVFKQVRSYGDALPADFCLALAWMLDAEGKTADARLEARTARALSPKDPEVQALCAHLGC from the coding sequence ATGCACAGCTTTCCCAATCCCACGCAAAGCGTAAAAGACAGCACCGTAACCTACGTTCGTGGAGCCGCTCCAGACGACTTCTGGGCTCACTTCCGCTCCGGCGCGAGCGTGCACATCTCCCGCGGCAGAGGCTGCCACTACCCGGAACTGCCGAGCGCCGCGCCCTCGATGCGCGCCTACTACGAAGCGTTCGCAAAGCGCTTCCCGCACCTCGGGCGCGTCCTGGACGCGGGCTGCGGCGCTGGCGTCGGAACGCGCATCCTCGGACGCCACTACCGTCAGGTGCTAGCCGTCGATCGCGATCCCAAAGCGCTCGCCTTCTGCCGTGAGCTATCTCGCCGCACGGAAACACTTCAGACCAACATCGAAGATGGTCTTGGCCAAGAGCAATGCGCCGCTGCGGTGGTGGCGGACGTGCTCGGGCACACCGACTCCCCCTCGACATTTTTGCGGAGTCTACGCCGTGGCTTGAGCGAGGGCGCACCGGTCCTGGTCGTCGAAGCGCGCGCCGAACTGACGCAGCGTCTGGAAGCACCAGCCCGGCGCGCGTTCTCCTCACTTGAACTCGCAAGACTCTTGGAGAGCAACGGCTTCCGCTTCACTGAGTGGTTAGCCGAAGACTCTAGCTTCCTCGCGTGCTGCGTTACCGCCCAGGACGACGGGCTTTGGCAAGATTTCGAGGCTGCGGAGCGCGCGGTAGCCGCTGCGGAGCAAGAGCCGTCCAGCACGCTACTGGCGCGCGCTCTGAAGAAGAACGGCGAGTTCGGCGCCAAGGCAACTGGGCACCCCCGCTACCATGCGGAGATGCTACTCCTGGAGGCACGCCTCGGGTGGCTAGAGCACAGTGGAGACCGTACCGCCGAGGCGCTGCTCGCGGCTCAGCGCAGTGCTCCCGGGGACGCCCGCGCTTCCGCACGGCTAAGCCAGTTGATGCTGGCTGTGGGCGCGGTACCCGACGCGCTCGAGCTGGCTCTGTCCGCGCTGCGGGTGGACCCAACCCTGCCGGAGGCCGCCAACGCATTCGCTAGCGCCGTGACGAAGCTCGGCCATGAAGACCGCTTCGGCGCGTGGCGAGCAGCCCACGCCCTGTCCCCTGCAGATCCAAAAGTGGCTTCGGCACTGGCGGAAGCCGCCGCCGCACGCGGAGATACAGGCTTCGGGATCCAAGTGTTCAAACAGGTGCGCAGCTATGGGGACGCGCTGCCCGCAGATTTCTGCCTGGCTTTAGCCTGGATGCTGGACGCGGAAGGCAAGACCGCCGACGCACGGCTCGAAGCGCGCACGGCTCGCGCCCTCTCTCCAAAGGACCCAGAAGTCCAGGCCCTGTGCGCGCACCTCGGCTGCTAG
- a CDS encoding sensor domain-containing diguanylate cyclase yields MTREVEGREPPELDVLRHRVAALETENLALYRAIRLLHQVSSLVRDALELEPTCYALLTGVTAGVGLGFNRAMLFITPDASERGRACLSAIAAVGPTDEREADLVWREIESLAPDLRALYQAGLDQAKAPGSLGRRVRELEVQVDANNPIGLAVRRQALVRGEGDDDLNGLLDLETAVSVPLFDRHGLCGVLYADNRFTGRRADAITIEVLGMLADQAGLALENARRFERLAREARTDALTGLGHHGAMMAALQRAMAESQERSEPLSLAMIDLDDFKRVNDTHGHLAGDALLMAVAERLRDVTRGRELAFRYGGEEFAVLLPGAQRHVLQKVGERLRKSVGARPFSVSEKTTLRVTCSVGIAEQSPGDNAEALIDRADQALLEAKSSGKNCVRLASAPTTR; encoded by the coding sequence GTGACGCGCGAGGTCGAAGGGCGAGAGCCACCAGAGCTGGACGTCCTGCGCCACCGGGTTGCGGCGCTGGAGACGGAGAACCTCGCGCTCTACCGCGCGATCCGTTTGCTTCACCAGGTGTCGAGCTTGGTGCGCGATGCGCTGGAACTGGAGCCGACCTGCTACGCCCTGCTGACTGGCGTCACCGCCGGAGTTGGCCTCGGTTTCAACCGGGCGATGCTCTTCATCACTCCGGACGCGTCCGAACGAGGACGCGCCTGCTTGTCTGCCATCGCCGCCGTGGGACCAACCGATGAACGCGAGGCGGACTTGGTCTGGCGAGAGATCGAATCCCTGGCGCCAGACCTCAGGGCGCTCTACCAAGCAGGCCTGGACCAAGCGAAGGCTCCGGGCTCCTTGGGTCGCAGAGTTCGGGAACTCGAGGTGCAGGTCGATGCGAACAATCCAATTGGCCTTGCCGTACGGAGACAGGCATTGGTGCGCGGGGAGGGCGACGATGATCTGAACGGTCTGTTGGATTTGGAGACCGCAGTCTCAGTCCCGCTCTTCGATCGCCACGGCTTGTGTGGAGTGCTCTACGCTGACAACCGCTTCACCGGGCGTCGCGCGGATGCGATCACGATCGAAGTCCTGGGCATGCTCGCGGATCAAGCCGGCCTCGCGCTGGAGAATGCCCGGCGCTTCGAGCGCCTCGCGCGGGAAGCGCGCACTGACGCGCTGACAGGGCTGGGGCACCACGGCGCGATGATGGCGGCGCTGCAGCGGGCGATGGCGGAGAGCCAGGAGCGCTCTGAGCCGCTCAGCCTCGCGATGATTGATCTGGACGATTTCAAGCGAGTGAACGACACCCACGGGCACCTCGCCGGAGACGCGCTGTTGATGGCGGTGGCGGAGCGACTGCGGGACGTCACCCGCGGACGCGAGCTGGCGTTTCGCTATGGCGGTGAGGAGTTCGCAGTGTTGCTCCCGGGGGCGCAGCGGCATGTCCTCCAGAAGGTAGGAGAGCGCCTGCGCAAGAGCGTCGGCGCGCGGCCATTCAGCGTCAGCGAGAAGACTACCCTCCGGGTTACCTGCTCCGTGGGGATCGCCGAGCAGAGCCCGGGAGACAACGCGGAGGCGCTGATCGACCGTGCCGACCAAGCGCTGCTCGAAGCAAAATCCTCAGGGAAAAATTGCGTGCGCCTCGCCTCGGCGCCTACGACGCGCTGA
- a CDS encoding flagellin FliC, producing the protein MSLVVRTNVASLQSQMNLGKNQAALSTSFNKLSSGYRVNSAADDAAGLSISENIVGQVRSYTVAERNANDAISMVQTAEASLGEMTGIMQRMRELAVQGANGNYTAQDRGYMDTEFQALKSELSRIQAAAKFNGKQLVGTAATTITFQIGLDNTASDQMAISFGGMNLTAMLAATSTLSGTGPTASQNMLARIDSTMTAISTARADYGASMNRLDIATSAIQTMRLNMSAANSRIRDVDVAMETSTMARNQVLSQAGVSVLSQANQLTQSALNLLQ; encoded by the coding sequence ATGTCTCTAGTCGTTAGAACGAACGTCGCCTCATTGCAGTCGCAAATGAACCTTGGAAAGAACCAAGCGGCGCTCAGCACCAGTTTCAACAAGCTCTCCAGCGGCTACCGGGTGAACTCAGCCGCGGACGACGCCGCCGGTCTCTCGATCAGCGAAAATATCGTAGGACAGGTACGTTCGTACACCGTTGCCGAGCGGAACGCGAACGACGCGATCAGCATGGTGCAAACCGCGGAAGCGTCCCTGGGAGAGATGACCGGCATCATGCAGCGCATGCGCGAGCTGGCGGTTCAAGGAGCGAACGGCAACTACACCGCGCAGGACCGCGGGTACATGGACACCGAGTTTCAAGCGCTCAAGTCCGAGCTGTCACGGATCCAGGCGGCTGCGAAGTTCAACGGCAAGCAGCTCGTCGGCACCGCGGCGACGACGATCACCTTCCAGATCGGCCTCGACAACACCGCGAGCGATCAGATGGCGATCTCCTTCGGCGGCATGAACCTCACGGCCATGTTGGCAGCCACGAGCACGCTTTCAGGCACCGGGCCAACCGCCTCCCAGAACATGCTCGCGCGCATCGACTCCACGATGACCGCAATCTCGACCGCACGCGCAGACTACGGCGCGTCGATGAACCGCCTCGATATCGCGACGAGCGCCATCCAGACCATGCGTCTGAACATGTCAGCTGCAAACTCGCGCATCCGCGACGTCGACGTCGCGATGGAAACCTCCACGATGGCGCGCAACCAGGTGCTCAGCCAGGCCGGCGTCTCCGTGTTGTCGCAAGCCAACCAGCTCACCCAGAGCGCCCTCAACCTGCTGCAGTAG
- the fliD gene encoding flagellar filament capping protein FliD, producing the protein MAGTITFGGIGSGMDVEGLISGLVGASKGPLNIINTRKNNVDSAVTVLSDLSGLLSGLKTASQGLDTLEEVGSYAAKSSNEAIVATANGLALPSSYQVSVTQLAQEQRTYSNTFTDKLAALGQSGDLDITVGSEAAINVTVEATDTLEDIMTKINESGAKVNASIFFDGSDYRLQVRGKDSGAANAITFGENNGVALGLSTPANTVQAAQDAIAVIDGFNVTSSTNKIAGAIQGVTLALTKKTTEPATLTVETDSDALQGKIKKMVDAYNAVISKVQVTAGYGERKATSAVLKGDSTLRNINSKMTSTLLNPNASLTGKYQTLNSIGIQLENNGMLKLDTTKLTEALGEDPDAVARILAGDDTTDGIMDAMSTLMEDLVAPESGALTARKEGLEAEKTRLQEQADKEQERLDRYAETLRKQFTAMDSTVASYNAQLAYLIA; encoded by the coding sequence ATGGCAGGCACCATCACCTTCGGCGGAATCGGCTCCGGAATGGACGTCGAGGGCCTGATCTCGGGCCTAGTCGGCGCCAGCAAAGGTCCGCTCAACATCATCAATACGCGCAAGAACAACGTCGACTCAGCGGTTACGGTGCTGAGCGATCTCTCCGGCCTATTGAGCGGCCTAAAGACTGCCTCCCAAGGGCTCGACACCTTGGAAGAGGTCGGAAGCTACGCCGCGAAGAGCTCGAACGAGGCGATTGTCGCGACCGCCAACGGCTTGGCACTTCCGTCAAGCTACCAGGTCAGCGTGACCCAGCTCGCACAAGAGCAACGCACCTATAGCAACACGTTCACCGACAAGCTGGCCGCGCTCGGTCAAAGCGGCGACCTGGACATTACCGTGGGGAGCGAGGCCGCCATCAACGTCACGGTCGAAGCCACGGACACGCTCGAAGACATCATGACGAAGATCAACGAGAGCGGCGCGAAGGTGAACGCGTCGATCTTCTTCGATGGTTCGGACTATCGCCTGCAAGTCCGCGGCAAGGACTCCGGCGCGGCAAACGCCATCACCTTCGGCGAGAACAACGGCGTCGCGCTCGGCCTCTCGACCCCGGCGAACACGGTTCAGGCTGCACAAGATGCGATCGCAGTCATCGACGGCTTCAATGTCACGAGCTCCACGAACAAGATCGCAGGAGCGATACAAGGTGTCACCCTCGCGCTCACCAAGAAGACAACCGAGCCAGCCACGTTGACCGTGGAAACCGACTCCGACGCGTTGCAAGGCAAGATCAAGAAGATGGTCGACGCCTACAACGCCGTCATCAGCAAGGTGCAGGTCACGGCGGGCTATGGCGAGCGTAAGGCAACCAGCGCCGTGCTGAAGGGCGATAGCACGCTTCGCAACATCAACTCCAAGATGACCTCGACGCTGTTGAACCCGAACGCGTCACTCACCGGCAAGTACCAAACACTCAACTCCATCGGGATTCAGCTCGAGAACAACGGCATGCTGAAGCTCGACACCACCAAGCTCACCGAGGCGCTCGGTGAGGATCCAGACGCCGTGGCGCGCATCCTCGCTGGAGACGACACCACCGACGGCATCATGGACGCGATGAGTACCTTGATGGAGGACCTCGTCGCGCCAGAGAGCGGCGCGCTGACGGCTCGCAAAGAGGGGCTGGAAGCTGAGAAGACGCGCCTTCAAGAGCAAGCGGATAAGGAGCAAGAGCGCCTCGATCGCTACGCCGAAACCCTGCGGAAGCAGTTCACAGCGATGGACTCCACCGTCGCCTCCTACAACGCACAACTAGCCTACTTGATCGCGTGA
- a CDS encoding flagellin FliC has protein sequence MAINIRTNTSSLEAQKNLGANQKALQKSFAKLSSGYRINSASDDAAGLAISESLKSQVRSYSVAERNAGDGISMAQTAEGALGEMHNVLGRMRELAVQSSNGSLGSTDRGYLNTEFGALQSELGRIQSSTKFNGTALLGAATSSVTFQVGINNTASDKIAVSFGGIALTQMLAATTTLSGATAGNSLNAIGRIDSAIQKVSTSRANFGAAMNRLDTATSSIQTSRLNLSAANSRIRDVDVAEESSQMSRNQVLTQAGISVLAQSNSLPQLAFGLIG, from the coding sequence ATGGCAATCAACATTCGAACCAACACATCCTCGCTCGAGGCTCAGAAGAACCTGGGGGCGAACCAAAAGGCGCTCCAGAAGAGCTTCGCCAAGCTCTCCAGCGGGTACCGCATCAACTCGGCTTCGGACGACGCCGCCGGCCTCGCGATCAGCGAGAGCTTGAAGTCGCAGGTCCGTTCCTACTCCGTTGCGGAGCGCAACGCGGGAGACGGCATCTCGATGGCGCAAACCGCTGAAGGCGCGCTCGGTGAGATGCACAACGTGCTCGGACGCATGCGTGAGCTGGCGGTCCAGTCGTCGAACGGCAGCTTGGGATCCACCGACCGCGGTTACTTGAACACGGAGTTTGGCGCGCTTCAGAGCGAGCTCGGGCGCATCCAGTCCTCGACGAAGTTCAACGGCACCGCTCTGTTGGGAGCGGCGACCTCGAGCGTGACGTTTCAGGTGGGCATCAACAACACCGCCTCCGACAAGATCGCCGTGTCGTTTGGCGGCATTGCACTCACTCAGATGCTGGCCGCCACGACGACCCTCAGCGGCGCCACCGCCGGCAACTCGCTGAACGCAATCGGGCGTATCGACTCGGCCATCCAGAAGGTGTCCACGTCTCGCGCGAACTTCGGTGCAGCAATGAACCGCCTGGATACGGCCACTAGCTCAATCCAGACCTCGCGCCTGAACCTCTCCGCCGCGAACTCGCGTATCCGTGACGTCGACGTGGCGGAAGAGTCGAGCCAGATGTCGCGCAACCAGGTGCTCACTCAAGCGGGTATCTCGGTGTTGGCTCAGTCCAACTCCCTGCCGCAGCTTGCGTTCGGGCTCATCGGCTAG
- a CDS encoding VWA domain-containing protein yields MLRLRHLGLMGIAIGTALACSASGGNQNNISSGGSSSSGASGGSGNGGSNGGSTNGGSGNGSGNGGSAGIPLDGGGANGGGGGLDPDAACEGVSQKAEERFQPADIIWAIDTSGSMVEEAASVQQNINAFSQQIVASGIDVHVAMLAGYPFWPLPGICVPAPLGSGQCPADSKAPNFLHVQNSFIDSVDALRKLVARFNDYKFMFRPNSLKYVVVITDDNSETSPDGSSTGNPGAYDNNPQQFITDYSNLDPSLLKNADGTPAWKFSAIYAFTQCANAARVGSVYKDIVNATGGIHGDICSCPPGQLAACQATFQQIFNDLATKISQGAVPLDCEWGIPPAPSGQSFDPNLVNVEFTDQDNGTKETIYRVDDAASCDPTLGGWYYDNATNPTRVIACPATCNKVKSVVQGQVDIAFGCESVVIPR; encoded by the coding sequence GTGCTTCGACTTCGACATCTGGGCTTGATGGGGATCGCTATCGGTACCGCGCTTGCGTGCTCAGCGTCAGGCGGAAACCAGAACAACATCTCTTCGGGTGGCTCCAGCAGCAGCGGCGCGAGTGGCGGGTCGGGCAACGGCGGCAGCAACGGCGGTTCGACGAACGGAGGCTCGGGCAACGGATCGGGTAACGGCGGCAGCGCCGGGATCCCTCTCGACGGTGGCGGCGCCAACGGGGGCGGTGGAGGTCTCGATCCGGACGCCGCATGCGAAGGCGTCTCGCAGAAGGCAGAGGAGCGCTTTCAGCCCGCGGACATCATCTGGGCGATCGACACATCCGGCAGCATGGTCGAAGAGGCCGCGTCGGTTCAGCAGAACATCAACGCCTTCTCCCAGCAAATCGTTGCGAGCGGCATCGATGTGCACGTCGCCATGCTGGCGGGCTATCCGTTCTGGCCGCTGCCAGGCATCTGCGTGCCTGCACCGCTGGGGTCTGGTCAGTGCCCCGCGGATTCGAAGGCACCGAACTTCCTCCACGTGCAGAACTCATTCATCGACAGCGTGGACGCCCTGAGGAAGCTCGTTGCGCGGTTCAACGACTACAAGTTCATGTTCCGCCCGAACTCACTGAAGTACGTCGTGGTGATCACCGACGACAACTCGGAGACCTCTCCCGACGGGAGCAGCACCGGGAACCCTGGCGCGTACGACAACAACCCGCAGCAGTTCATCACCGACTACTCGAACCTCGATCCGTCGTTGCTCAAGAACGCTGACGGGACGCCGGCATGGAAGTTCAGCGCGATCTATGCGTTCACCCAATGCGCAAACGCCGCGCGCGTAGGCTCTGTCTACAAGGACATCGTCAACGCGACCGGTGGTATCCACGGGGATATCTGCAGCTGTCCGCCGGGCCAGCTGGCCGCGTGTCAGGCAACCTTCCAGCAGATCTTCAACGACCTGGCGACAAAGATCTCCCAGGGAGCCGTGCCTTTGGACTGCGAGTGGGGCATCCCTCCGGCACCGTCCGGCCAGAGCTTCGACCCGAACTTGGTCAACGTGGAGTTCACGGACCAAGACAACGGAACCAAGGAGACCATCTACCGCGTGGACGATGCCGCGAGCTGCGACCCGACGCTGGGCGGCTGGTACTACGATAACGCGACCAATCCCACACGGGTAATCGCGTGTCCTGCCACCTGCAACAAGGTGAAATCGGTCGTTCAAGGGCAGGTTGATATCGCGTTTGGGTGCGAATCCGTGGTGATCCCGCGCTAG
- the fliS gene encoding flagellar export chaperone FliS, which produces MLDVASRYKQVQIQTSSPGDILLALYDGLFRFLRGAQLCLEQKQRARAGELISKSHAIISELLIALDPKHNPDLCQHLSGVYDFCLDRLTQANLKSDPLLVAEVIMVLSPIKEAWEVAVPQAAREQTLPR; this is translated from the coding sequence ATGTTGGACGTCGCCAGTCGCTACAAACAAGTTCAGATCCAGACCTCGAGCCCGGGAGACATCCTGCTCGCACTCTATGATGGGTTGTTCCGCTTCCTGCGAGGCGCGCAGCTCTGCCTCGAGCAGAAGCAACGCGCACGAGCCGGCGAGCTGATTAGCAAGAGCCACGCGATCATCAGCGAACTCTTGATCGCGCTCGATCCGAAGCACAACCCGGACCTCTGCCAACACCTGAGCGGCGTCTACGACTTCTGTCTCGATCGCCTGACGCAAGCGAACCTGAAGAGCGACCCGCTCTTGGTGGCGGAAGTGATTATGGTGCTCAGCCCCATCAAGGAGGCTTGGGAAGTGGCCGTACCTCAGGCAGCGCGTGAGCAGACGCTGCCGAGGTGA
- a CDS encoding serine/threonine protein kinase, translating into MANVSESRVQCVVAEPRPGLVLGRYELLMPIAKGGMAQVWAARLRGSRGFRKIFAVKTIRADIDSERLEEMLLEEATLAAQIHHPNVVNTVELGDEGGLLYLVMEWVDGESLSVVGKAAGDTGIPMPIAVNLVGQVCKGLNAAHELRDESGNLLGVVHRDISPQNILVAYDGTAKLVDFGIAKATHRSSSLTMEGEIKGKFAYMAPEQVNQQSVDRRTDLFALGILLYTLTTGRHPFRGDTPAATIRNVLTRPVTRPSAIVEDYPFELEALVMRSLRREPAERFQTAHEMLSALERAAPEWLEGSFEASVAAYMRALLGEQASQRRSELRRAQADLDRDLPEPTLSSSSSSYSSLRAITLDPVPTAVGEPGDAESESGSLRSGGSLLSAQRFASPAPSRRWGRAGVAVLGLGSLLVGVGWFVARGVSGPTELPANAAQAAPEAPVAAPEVSAPEAPDAPATAAEEPAPTPSVAPSAEEAAEAAKSSRAWTRGRWAPSAQRPSRQTSADKPEGQAKPQGSDAPLPKGSANAWDPSTFGGRQ; encoded by the coding sequence ATGGCCAACGTTTCCGAGTCTCGAGTGCAGTGCGTGGTGGCGGAACCTCGCCCTGGGTTGGTTTTGGGCAGGTATGAGCTGCTGATGCCGATCGCGAAGGGCGGCATGGCACAGGTATGGGCTGCGCGCCTGCGTGGCTCTCGGGGTTTTCGCAAGATCTTCGCGGTGAAGACGATCCGTGCGGATATTGATTCCGAGCGCCTTGAGGAGATGCTGCTGGAAGAGGCAACGCTCGCCGCACAGATCCATCACCCAAACGTGGTGAATACGGTCGAACTTGGGGATGAGGGAGGGTTGCTCTATCTCGTGATGGAGTGGGTCGACGGCGAGTCGCTGAGCGTTGTTGGCAAAGCAGCTGGGGACACCGGGATTCCGATGCCGATTGCGGTGAACCTGGTTGGTCAGGTGTGCAAGGGACTCAACGCGGCGCACGAGCTGCGTGACGAATCGGGCAACCTGCTCGGCGTCGTGCACCGCGATATCTCTCCGCAGAACATTCTGGTGGCCTACGACGGGACGGCGAAGCTGGTTGACTTCGGCATAGCCAAGGCCACGCATCGAAGCTCTTCGCTGACGATGGAGGGGGAGATCAAGGGCAAGTTTGCCTACATGGCGCCAGAGCAAGTCAACCAGCAGAGCGTGGACAGGCGGACGGACCTCTTCGCGCTCGGCATCCTGCTCTACACTCTGACCACGGGTAGGCATCCATTCCGTGGGGATACTCCAGCGGCGACGATTCGCAACGTACTGACTCGCCCGGTGACGCGTCCCAGTGCCATCGTCGAGGACTATCCGTTCGAGCTCGAGGCGCTCGTGATGCGCTCGCTACGGCGTGAGCCGGCCGAGCGCTTCCAGACGGCTCATGAGATGCTCTCGGCTCTGGAGCGGGCTGCACCAGAGTGGCTCGAAGGGAGCTTCGAAGCGAGCGTGGCGGCGTACATGCGTGCGCTGCTCGGTGAGCAAGCGTCGCAGCGCAGGAGCGAGCTGAGGCGCGCCCAGGCCGATCTCGACCGCGACTTGCCAGAACCAACTCTGAGTAGCAGCTCGAGCAGCTACAGCTCACTGCGTGCGATCACGTTGGATCCAGTTCCGACGGCAGTCGGTGAGCCGGGTGATGCGGAGAGCGAGTCAGGTTCACTCAGGAGCGGTGGCAGCCTTCTGAGCGCGCAGCGGTTCGCGTCACCGGCGCCTTCGCGGCGCTGGGGGCGTGCTGGCGTCGCTGTGCTCGGACTTGGCAGCTTGCTCGTTGGAGTCGGGTGGTTCGTTGCGCGGGGAGTGAGCGGGCCAACGGAGCTCCCGGCGAATGCGGCGCAAGCAGCCCCTGAAGCACCGGTCGCGGCTCCTGAAGTGTCTGCGCCTGAAGCCCCGGACGCGCCAGCAACGGCGGCGGAAGAACCGGCGCCAACGCCCAGTGTCGCGCCTAGTGCCGAGGAGGCCGCGGAGGCAGCGAAGAGCAGCCGTGCGTGGACACGGGGACGCTGGGCGCCGTCGGCGCAGCGGCCTTCGAGGCAGACGAGCGCGGATAAGCCCGAGGGGCAAGCGAAGCCGCAGGGCAGCGACGCGCCCCTGCCGAAGGGCTCCGCTAACGCATGGGACCCGAGCACCTTCGGGGGGCGCCAATAA
- a CDS encoding flagellin FliC, whose product MPLAVQTNVPSLQAQRNLKGNQMNLQNSFNKLSSGYRINTAKDDAAGLAISESMKSQVRSFTVAERNAADGISMAQTAEGALGEIHNVLGRMRELAMQSSNGSLGSQDRGYIDTEFGALKSEIGRIQSSAKFNGKQLVGSATSSITFQVGLDNTASDQISINFGGVALTQILAATTSVAGATAGSSLTALGRIDTAIQKVSTARSNFGSAMNRLDVASSNIGTMRLNIDAANSRIRDVDVADETSKMTKNQVLSQAGISVLAQANQLPQMAMNLL is encoded by the coding sequence ATGCCCCTAGCAGTACAAACCAACGTTCCGTCTCTTCAGGCTCAGCGCAACTTGAAGGGCAACCAGATGAACCTGCAAAACAGCTTCAACAAGCTGTCGAGCGGTTATCGCATCAACACCGCGAAGGACGACGCGGCGGGCCTCGCCATCAGCGAGAGCATGAAGTCTCAGGTTCGCTCATTCACCGTCGCGGAGCGCAACGCCGCCGACGGCATCTCGATGGCGCAGACGGCTGAAGGCGCCCTCGGGGAAATCCACAACGTGCTCGGCCGCATGCGCGAGCTGGCCATGCAGTCATCCAACGGCTCGCTCGGCTCTCAGGACCGTGGCTACATCGACACGGAGTTCGGTGCGCTCAAGTCGGAAATCGGCCGCATTCAGTCGTCCGCGAAGTTCAACGGCAAGCAGCTCGTCGGCTCTGCGACCAGCAGCATCACGTTCCAGGTCGGCCTCGACAACACCGCGAGTGATCAAATCAGCATCAACTTCGGTGGTGTGGCGCTAACACAAATCCTCGCCGCTACGACCAGCGTCGCAGGAGCCACGGCGGGTTCGTCTCTCACGGCCCTGGGTCGCATCGACACGGCCATCCAGAAGGTCTCCACCGCTCGCTCGAACTTCGGTTCTGCGATGAACCGCCTGGATGTCGCGAGCTCGAACATCGGCACCATGCGCCTGAACATCGACGCCGCCAACAGCCGTATCCGCGACGTCGACGTGGCTGATGAGACCTCCAAGATGACCAAGAACCAGGTGCTCAGCCAAGCAGGCATCTCGGTCTTGGCGCAGGCGAACCAGCTGCCGCAGATGGCCATGAACCTGCTCTGA
- a CDS encoding DUF3817 domain-containing protein, producing the protein MSELKFFRWVSLVEGLSFLILLGIAMPLKYVFGQPLAVRIVGMAHGALFLVFVVALIRAALEHEWPITRSAKNMLLSVLPFGFIGIERGLRGDMAKLGGGDEPRA; encoded by the coding sequence ATGAGTGAGTTGAAGTTCTTTCGTTGGGTGAGCTTGGTCGAAGGCTTGTCGTTCTTGATCCTGCTGGGGATCGCGATGCCCCTCAAGTACGTCTTCGGCCAGCCCCTCGCTGTGCGCATCGTCGGGATGGCGCATGGCGCGCTGTTCCTGGTGTTCGTGGTGGCTTTGATCCGTGCGGCATTGGAGCACGAGTGGCCCATCACGCGCTCGGCGAAGAACATGTTGCTCTCGGTTCTGCCGTTTGGGTTCATTGGAATCGAGCGCGGGCTGCGGGGAGACATGGCGAAGCTCGGGGGAGGCGACGAGCCGCGCGCATGA